DNA from Funiculus sociatus GB2-C1:
CCTGACTTAGCCAAAGCCATAGAGGAAGCATTTAATAAGCTCTCCTTGAAGGACATCCAAAATTGGTTTACACACTGCTGTTACTGTACCTCAGCAGACTAGGAAACGCTATATGCCTGCTGTACTTTTGACCAGAGAGGAGCATACCAGGAGGATTGGCAGCAATGGAATTCATGCGCGGATAAATAATGCAGGTATCCGTCCTGGAAATAGGGCTGGTGCCAGAACTTATAAGGCGGCGAAAATTTTAAGAGCTTATAGAGAAGTATATAAAGGACAGGAAGATTGGATTGATACAATTGGAGCATTGTTAAGACCCTAGCTCGGTATTTAGTTATCTTAGAGAAGTCACTGTGCGCGATCGCTCTCCCAGAAATCCCACTACATTCGGAGAAGCGATCGCGCCCTAAACGTCTTAACTATGACGAAAATACCGACAGAAACTTGGGTTGTAGCCAGTTGGGATGAATACATCCAGGCGATTAAAGATCCACAACTAGAAAAAGCGAAAGGCTATTACCACAATGGACAATTGAGGATAGAAATATCACCTGTAGGTTCTGACCACGCCAGCGATCATGCAATAATGATTTTCGCTGTTAACTTGTTCGCTACTGTTAAAAGTATTCCTCTTAATGGACAAGATAACTGTACCTTCAGAAAAACAGGTGTTCAAGAAAGTCAACCCGATGTGTCTTACTACATTGCTGAAAACGCCGATGTGATTTCTTGGAGAACGTCAATCATCGACTTAGACCAATATCCAGCGCCAGATTTAGTGATTGAAATTGCCAATACTTCGCTATCGGATGATATTGGGCAAAAACGGCTGCTGTACGAAGATTTAGGAGCGGCGGAATATTGGGTAGTGGATGTTGTGAACATCAGAATTATTGCTTTTGCCATCACCTCTGCTGGAGGAAGTCAAAGAATTACTGAGTCTCAGGTGTTGCCGGGATTAGCAATTTCGATGCTAGTGGAAGCTTTGCAGCGCAGTCGTCAAGAAAATCAAAGTTTGGTTGGCGCTTGGCTATTATCCCAATTTCAACAATAATTGTTTATTGATAGTAGATAGAGCGCGATCGCATTCCCATCACTAAACGCGATCGCTTCTTCAAGCTTCATCCGGCTCAATCCCTAATGCCCTCAATTGTGCTGCCAATTGCTCGGCACGTTGTTCAGCTATCTGTCGCCGTTGAGCCTCCTGCTGTCTTGCTTCTTCGGGGGATGGGTACTTCCTCCCATCTTGGTCATACCAGTACAGCCACTCTCGCGTTATTCCCCAATAAGTTCCTTGTTCCCGCCCAATTCCTAAACCAATCTCCGGCATCCACACAGGTTCCCTCGGTTGCCGAACATAAGCTCCATCAACTAAGCGATACACCTCCAAGAGATCGTGTCTATCGCGCTGGCTGTATTCGGGGTTGTAGATTGCATAGTACAAAACTCCTAGTTGGGCATATTGGGTGGCTTTGTTGTCGTACTCTCCCCCATAAGTGTGAGAGACAATTTCTAATACCCAAACAGGTACAACGTTGTTTTCTTTCCAGACAATATAACTCAAGCGTAACTTGTCACCCTTCAACCGCTCTACCCCTAAGCTGAGGAAGCCATCGGGAACAATTGGAATTCTGGGATTAGTTCCTGTTGTATGGTAAATTCCCATATCTACGGCAAAAAACCAGTTTCTGCGGTCTTGCCAAATGAAGGCTAAAATCGCTCCTAATAAGTTAGGGATTAAATTTTGCAGTTCATTATCCACAGGAGTATCGTCAGAACAGGGTAGTTCTTCCTCTGATGGAAGTTGCAGCGGATCGTACTTTAGCATGGCAGCTACTCTCTTACGGATTAAAGTTTGCTGGCTCACAAACAAAACCTTAATTTGCTGTCAGTCGGCGCAGGCGAACTTGGTTTGTGCCGTTGCGACTTTATAGCGTTTCTCAGTTGCGTGGAATATATCGCGGTTCTAACGTCCGGTCTACCTTGCTAGGGACATGGCATTGCCATGTCCCCACAGATGTATCGCACCCAACCCTTGAATTGCTATAGTCGTCTGGTATTTTGACAAGCAGTTTACTGACTGTATGTTAGCGTCATATTGAGTCCAACATTGAAGCCAATCAGCCTGATTTGATAAGATTTTTAAGTCAAAGAACCTAGCAGAAATGCTAGATAAAAATCGAAACTTATTAGCAACAATCACCATGCCAACATCGACAATTGACGGCAATGACGCAGCAGCTATCCAAGCAGTGCGGGACTCTGTTGCTGTGTGCGATCGCTCTCACTGGGGACGCATCCAAGTTTCTGACGATGACCGCATCCGATTTTTGCACAACCAGACTACCAACAACTTCCAGTCACTCCAACCAGGACAAGGCTGCGATACAGTTTTTGTAACATCGACAGCGAGAACTATTGACTTAACCACTGCTTATGTGCTTGAAGATTCTGTGCTGCTGCTGGTTTCACCTTCTCGCCGCCAGCAATTGATGCAGTTAATGGATCGCTACATCTTTTTCTCTGACAAGGTGCAATTAAAGGATGTAACCGCAGATACCGCTACTTTCAGCCTGATTGGGCCAGGAAGTGATGCCCTAATAGAAAAGTTAGGTGCTGGTGCAATTATTGGGAAACCTTATGCCTCGCACCAATTGTTTGAGGATGTGCGGGTTGCTGTAGGTAGCGGTTTGGCAACGTCGGGATATACTCTTATCCTAAGTGCTGGTAATCGCGAGAAGCTGTGGGGAAAAATAGTAGAAGCTGGGGCAGTTCCGATGAGCGATCGCGTCTGGGAACACCTGCGAATCGAACAAGGACGACCTGCGCCTGACTTTGAACTAACCGAAGATTATAATCCCCTAGAAGCTGGCTTATGGCAGACAATCTCTTTTGAGAAAGGCTGCTACATCGGGCAAGAAACAATCGCCCGTTTAAATACTTATAAAGGAGTCAAGCAACACCTTTGGGGAGTGCGACTAAGCGCACCCACAGAACCTGGAAGTGTGATTACCGTGGGAGAGGAAAAAGTCGGCAAACTCACCAGCTACACCGAAACCGAACAAGGTTCCTTTGGATTAGCGTATATCCGCACCAAAGCTGGTGGCGAAGGGCTGAAAGTACAGGTCGGGGAAAGCCAGGGTGAGCTTATTAATGTGCCATTTGTAACTCACGATTACGTGTGATTACTGCTTAAGCTTCCGATAAATCATGGATGCGATCGCTTGTCCACCCCGCAGATGTCGTTCCACCACCGCCGGGACTTCATCGGGATGGACGCGGCTATACCAAACCTGTTCCGGAAGCACCATCACCATCGGCCCATTGCCGCATTGTCCCAGACATTGACTACCAGTTACAGTAACGCCAGGAACTGGAAGTGCCTGAAAAGCTGCCAAAACCTTAACCGCACCCAACTTGCGACAACTGCGGTTCTGGCAAACTAATACTTCGGTGGGTGACAAATTGCCCTCAAACATCTGTAATTTCAAGCCACGCTAATCAACATTTGTATGGGCGTACAAAGTTACCCCCATACAAATGTTGACTTAATTGCTGTACGTTGTTTATGGCTCTGTGGTTTCAAGTTTTGTGAATTAGATATCTACCTATTGGTGGGAATCATCAAACGCTGGGAACACTCCCATTCAACCCAATAAATGCTTATGGGTGTTAAGTTTCCCATCCTCGGCCCCAACCTGCGATCGCTAACATGGTAAAAAATCAAACAGCCTTGTCTTAGCCTCCTTGAAAAGCAGGAAGCAGGGTGGTTTCATACAACCCTTAGAAAATATCGAGACATTGCGATATTTTGTAGGGGCATGGCAATCAAAAAGCCCCTACCGCCAACCATAATCAACGTTACAGAATTTTCTTTTAATAAATGAAACCACGCTGCCCCTTGAAAAGTGGGTAGGGGATGGCGTTATTTTATTTAATCCGGCGAAAGTCCCTTGGATGCCAGCCATTCCTGATTAAACAGCCGCGACTGATACCGTGAACCACCATCACAAAGCAACGTAACAATAGTATGTCCTGGTCCCATCTGTTTAGCCAGTGCTACGGCAGCTGCGACGTTAATCCCCGTAGAACCGCCCATAAACAGCCCATCTTTCCGGAGTAGTTGGTAAACC
Protein-coding regions in this window:
- a CDS encoding (2Fe-2S) ferredoxin domain-containing protein, translating into MFEGNLSPTEVLVCQNRSCRKLGAVKVLAAFQALPVPGVTVTGSQCLGQCGNGPMVMVLPEQVWYSRVHPDEVPAVVERHLRGGQAIASMIYRKLKQ
- a CDS encoding Uma2 family endonuclease produces the protein MTKIPTETWVVASWDEYIQAIKDPQLEKAKGYYHNGQLRIEISPVGSDHASDHAIMIFAVNLFATVKSIPLNGQDNCTFRKTGVQESQPDVSYYIAENADVISWRTSIIDLDQYPAPDLVIEIANTSLSDDIGQKRLLYEDLGAAEYWVVDVVNIRIIAFAITSAGGSQRITESQVLPGLAISMLVEALQRSRQENQSLVGAWLLSQFQQ
- a CDS encoding YgfZ/GcvT domain-containing protein, with product MPTSTIDGNDAAAIQAVRDSVAVCDRSHWGRIQVSDDDRIRFLHNQTTNNFQSLQPGQGCDTVFVTSTARTIDLTTAYVLEDSVLLLVSPSRRQQLMQLMDRYIFFSDKVQLKDVTADTATFSLIGPGSDALIEKLGAGAIIGKPYASHQLFEDVRVAVGSGLATSGYTLILSAGNREKLWGKIVEAGAVPMSDRVWEHLRIEQGRPAPDFELTEDYNPLEAGLWQTISFEKGCYIGQETIARLNTYKGVKQHLWGVRLSAPTEPGSVITVGEEKVGKLTSYTETEQGSFGLAYIRTKAGGEGLKVQVGESQGELINVPFVTHDYV
- a CDS encoding Uma2 family endonuclease, with protein sequence MLKYDPLQLPSEEELPCSDDTPVDNELQNLIPNLLGAILAFIWQDRRNWFFAVDMGIYHTTGTNPRIPIVPDGFLSLGVERLKGDKLRLSYIVWKENNVVPVWVLEIVSHTYGGEYDNKATQYAQLGVLYYAIYNPEYSQRDRHDLLEVYRLVDGAYVRQPREPVWMPEIGLGIGREQGTYWGITREWLYWYDQDGRKYPSPEEARQQEAQRRQIAEQRAEQLAAQLRALGIEPDEA